The genomic segment taaatcaaaagcaacataaaattatttaataccAAAAAATTTAGACATTCATGTACATCACTGAAATTTTTATGTTATCTGAATTGTCActgaaatttttatgatatctgaattctaaattaatttatttcttCGTAAAATGAtcaaatatgtatttttaaatatattttgtgtatatatatatataattatatatatatatatatacctataaatatatgagtttcatttgtgagcttactattaTGACATCTTATTTTGCATTTTAACATAGTTGATGTGGTTATTTTAGTCATTATCCATGTTAAggttaataaaatttaattaatttaagtagttagCATTCAATTGCATTTATGTTGGTAGAAATTTATGTCTTgtgcatttattttttgtttatgtgtgttttttatatttttgtgacCTTTAATATTACCtttgtattctttttttttttttcatgtttaTTATATTCTTGTGACATTTAGTATCACCTTTGTATTCTTTTTTCACTTGTTTTAtcattcttctttttcttttttattgttttctccatgcttttctttttcttctttgcAACATtcgttttttattattttcacctTGTTTTTTCTTCTTTGTGGCATTTGTTTTTTAGTCATTGTTCATGTTAAGTTAAATATTACTTTTGTATTCTTTTTCACttgttttatcattttttttcgttttttttattgttttctccatgtttttttttttgcgacatttgttttttattattttcacctTGTTTTTTCTTCTTTATGACATTTGTCTTTTAGTCATTGTCCATGTTAAGTTAAtagatttaattcattttagtaGTTATCATTCAATTGTATTATGTTGGCAGAAATTGATGTCTTGTGGTATTTATTTTTGGTTCATGTGTTTATTATATTCTTGTGACTTTTAGTATCACCTTTTGTGTACTTCATTTAAGTACATTGTGGTTTGGCATTGATAAAATCCATTAttctattaatttatatttattgtttTACTTTATGAATGGTATTTGGATGAAAAAAGTCTTTTCCGGTTTGATAGAGTTGTTATTATGTCATAATCAGGTTGATTTAAAAGTTTGTCATATGAACAAGTGAACATATATGTTTATGGTCATGATgctattttatttattgtgttttgatctgtttaaattaaaaaatactcTTAAACATGATGTTGTTCAAACGATTTTAAACAATATCTAAATTTCTTAATTATGTTTTCATTGTTAGTCAATCACGTGTAACGCACGTGCACTttcctagtatatatatatatgtgttaaaaaaaacacacattCAAAGCAAACAAAAACAGTGTAATCTCATTATTTCTCAATCAGCGGCTCAGTAAACCCTAAGCAATTCTTCCGGCAACTGTCCACGGCGACCGTTTCGCACGGAGAGTAAAATCTCATCTACGACGTTGCATCGAGGTAATAATGAATCTTTTCTCACGAGTTGCGATTCTGTATCACGCCCACAATGTTACAAATTGGTGAACCGCGTCGAATTTTTTGTGCATCCTGCTTCCGTTtcattatttgatttgatagaGTAAAAGATAATTTCTTGTTCGAACCGATACGAGTCTGTGTGGAAGAGATACGTGCTAGCGGGAGATTCGGACAGGTGAAAAGGTTTGACTGAAAGGATCAAGAAAATTGTATATTTTGATTATATGGCTTAATGGCCTCGAATGGCAAGGTTTGGGTGGCTTGTGTTTCATGTGAGATGCTTATGGCCAAATGAAAAACAGTGATTGTGTTACACCCATTTATTTGGTTTAGAGcagtttaaatttatttggtttaGTTGTGTCTTGTGGTGAATCAGTTAATTAGGTAGACACATTCGTTTGGTTAGATAGTTGTTCATAATCAGAGCACAGGAATTACGCACGATCCAGACAATACAATTCAGAATTTCATTCTGCAAACTCGTGAAGTTTCTTTTCTATTTCTGTTTCATTTTCTTTGTTCTCCTTCACTGCATATCCCAATCTAGCTGATGCCATACCTGCAATGATGAAACCGAAAACAGGATTTAATTGCAAATGCCACTTAACATTGTTTATTGGCTGAGGCCCTGAGGGATTAGCATAGATTTGACCTGCGTCTTCATTTGAGGTCAGATGATCACTGGTTGGCGTGGGGAAGGAATGAGTGTTTAGCGAGAATGGAGATGGTGTTGGCTTCACTCTTTGCATTTGCTATATCTTGCCTCGAGCTTTATATATTACTGATATATTGTGAACTAAATCATTTGGATATAAGGTTCTCCATTTGGATATGTATCACTGTTTGTCTGGTAAAACAATTATATTATTTGCAAATGTATAGGTTGGAGTATGAAATATAGAGGTGCATGGGGGTTCTATTTTCCTAGTCCTTGTCCAACCTCAAACCTTGTCTTTCAGTGTTTAATATTCTATATTCCTGTTTGAGCCAATGGGGAAACCATGATCAATATTTTGTGGTTAAATGAGTGTAGAATCCTGGTTAACCTATTGAATTGTGGGGACATAGTAAATTCAATCAATTTTGTTCAATGTACATccattttctttgttttttttttaatatttagcCTAAGCAATTGTAATGTGTATAAGTTGATCGTTCTTTCATTAAATATTGGTAATTTCCTCTCTCGTATCCCTGTTTTGTAACTAGTATAATCTAATTGGTAGATATTtctattgattttttttgttctcGTACAATGAAGTTTTGGATGCGATCATTGATCAGTCATGATACTTAGAACCAAGTTCAGCCAGAAAACCCATTATGAAACTATGGGTGTGAAGGAAGATGCTAGCCCTGAAGAAATCCGTAAAACTTATCGAATGGTCATTCTCAACTGTCATCCTGATAAACAACTGCAAAGGACCTCAGAAACATCCAATCACAAACACGGATCCGGAAATGAGTTTTTAGAGGTGCAGAGAGCATGGGAAACCCTCAGTGATCCAAGATCTCGTGCACTCTATGACAATGAACTGCAAATACTTAGACAGGATTCTACAACAGCTGATGATCTTAGGTTACAGGACATGGCTTTTGAAGATGCTGGTGGTTGTTTTGAATTTTCCTACCATTGCAGATGTGGTGATTGCTTCTTGGTCGATTCTTTGGAGTTGGAAGAAATGGGATATACATTTTTGAGGAATGGTAATAAAATATCCTTACGGACACCAGGATCTTTTCCGGCATCAATCGTTCTTCCATGTGGATCTTGCTCTATTAAAGTCGGGTTATATATTGATGCAGATGTTACGCTGCAGGTTTAGTTGAATAATTCGATTTCTTATTTCAGTCATTTGTGATATCATTACTGCGTAATTTATAAGATGTTCCTTAACCCCTTTGGGAAATGAAGAACAATTATGTTTCCATGTCAGTCGGAAAGAAAACGGAGAGATAGTAAACCCAGTATGCAGTCATATTATTGTAAATCCACTCGATTTCTCGACCTCAAAACAATGGAAAATTACTTAAAGCTgtctttaaatatttttatttgcaaAATGCTTTGTTTACGTTCAGTTATAAATATCTACAAACATCTCTTTCTTTTCAACGTAAGGAGTTCGATTTCTCTTGATCACGAATATTATCAATGAGGTAAATAATTGCTTGCGAATTTCTCCCATATCGGTCAATTTTCGATTTCTTTTAATACCAATGTGGTTGAGGGATGAGTAAGTTTCGCACATTTACCACTCACATCACCATATAAGTATATCCACCGAATCGATATAGGCAAGACAGTGATTGATAAAATACCATGGAACCAGTCTCTcaaaattcatcccaagtttttggcaaaaactaaactattaatattttatgattttattcaaTGCATCGACAtgagatttaaagtttaaattggAAATATTTCGGATATCTTCCAAATCCCAATTTAATTTTTCCaatttcaatttatttaaagatcgccacaattttatataaaatataaaaaaaaattggttcaGAACACAATTACATGACCTTATTTCCTAAGCGCTGCGAGTAGTGAAAGAACCGCGGTGAACTTAAATGACACAACACGCAGGAAAAGTAAATACAAAACcattaatcatttaatattaCATATTATTATACTCCTTTCTTTTTTTCGTAATCTCCTGAATAAAGTTAAAACCGGGAATTATCTCTCGTGATTCGCCTGTGATTTTCGAGAAATATTGGTCAATTTTCTTGGAATTCTTGTTTGTTTATTCGGAGGAAGGTTTGCAATATGTGGGGATTTGGAGGAAGGCATTACTGGGGAagaaaggagagggggaaaGTGGAAGGAATAGTCGTGGTGTTTGCGTGGATGTCGAGTCAAGACAAGCACTTGAAGAATTACGTTGATCTCTACTCTTATATTGGATGGAATTCCCTTGTTTGCCACTCCCAATTTCTCAATCTGTaagctgaaaaaaaaaataacaacaaatCCTTTTTTTGCCATTGCGGCGATGTGATTCCGATTATTGCTTGCTTTTAAGTAGTGTTGAGTTTGATCCAGTTTGAAAAAGATTTGATCTTAGTTGTTCTTTTGATCTtagttttgttttttgttttagttTTGTTCATTCGATGAAATTGAACGTCTTTACTTGGCTTGGGATTGAATTGTAGTCCTTTTATACTTAACGTGTTTGATGGGATATTTGAATCCGCTTACTTTAACTTTGCTAGGTGAATAAAATGGAATGATCCAATGGATAGTTTAGATATAAGTAAGAATAGATTCTCGCTGACACACTTTTGAAGTTGTATTTTGAGGAATCATTTTATTGCAACGGAATTTATCCCTCAAGTCTTGTTCGATATTTTTGTCATCAAGACTTCAAATAACTGTCTCGTGGGAGTTGTTTTTTAGCGATGGAAACTGATCCATGTGGGTAACAAAATCGTCTTGATGGTAGTTCCTTACATTACTCGGTAAAACATGCTCCTAACGCCTACAGTATTTTTAGTCGGATAGAACTATGCTTATCTCAGATATATTATTTGGTTGTTTCCTTGTCTGATGGATAGGAATCTAGTTGCTGCTTTGTATGTACCTCGGTTGTATAAACTGTTAGAATTCTATGGTCACATGCTTTACTGCTGTACGAATGTCAATATCTGTGTCGGCTTTATTTGCAGATTCTTTCCAGATAAAGCTGAATCATTGGCTCTAGAAATTGTCAGCGAGCTTGTTCTGGTTAGTCATAGGAAATTCACCTACTGTCTCCCGATTTTACTTTCAAAATATTCGTAATCTGAAAGTTGTTTATCTATATAAAACGTAACACACGCGCGcgcgcatatatatatatgttaacaGTCATTTGATTTGTTTCAGACTTTGTGACCATTGCACGTCCCTTCTTTGAGAACAGACAAAACAAATTAGcatgaaaaaaaaaagcagAGAAAACATGCAAAGAGAACAAAAATTCTATTTGGTTAACAAATTGCAAAGACAAAAGACATTGTTGTCAATGTCTTTTTCAAATGACTCTGCTCACAGACATCCTATGTATTTTCTGTATGCAGGAGCTAAGAATTCAGCCTTGCCCAGTTGTCTTTGCATCTTTTTCGGGCGGGCCAAAAGCTTGCATGTATAAGGTTCTCCATGTATGTGCCATTTTTGTAACTTAAAATACAAGTATTTGTTTTATCTAGCTGTTTATGGGTGGTTTATAATCCGCCAAAGTATAGCAAATAGGTAAAACAGTCGAGATCTTACTATGTCCATGTGGTTGCAGATAATCGAAGGCAAGTGTGACACTCGAGTTAATTTGGTATACTTTCTTCTGCATATCTTGATGCTATCTATCCCTATATCCATCTGTTATTTTGCTTAAAgatatttttcattgttgcCGTAGTGCAAATCCTGGTTCTACAAGAATCTTAGGAAATTTTTTCCTCAAACTGACAGCTGTATTTCTTTATGAAGCATGACTTTCGGCTTGTTAAAGATTGTCTTTCTGGCAATATTTTTGATTCCACTCCTGTGGACTTTACTAGCGACTTGGGCACTCGATTTGTGCTCCATCCAAGTGTTTTAAAAATGTCACATCCTCCCCGACTGGTGACATCGATTGCCAATTGCATCTCTTCCAGTCTAGATGCACTTTTTCTTAGCAGATTTGAATCACAACGCGCTGAGTACTGGCAAACACTCTACTCCACAGTTGTAAGAATCTATcgtatttaatttaaaactaCTGCTTCAACTATTAGTTAACCATTCACTGTTACTGTTATCTTGTCATCAGAGCATGGGTGCTCCATATCTCATATTGTGCTCGGAAGACGATGATCTTGCTCCTTTTCAAATAATATGCAATTTTGCTACGAGACTGAAAGTCCTTGGAGCTGACGTTAAATTGGTCAAGTGGAACAGTTCATCTCACGTTGGTATGTTTCTGGATTTTTCACTTTTCAGCCCCTTTGTGTTTGTTGTTACCTTAGTTTATGCTCGCATAATGAACTAGCATTGAATCATTGAATTTCACCTGCCTGCCATGATTGCATTTCCCTGAACATTTTTGACTGATAATTTGAAGAACTGTGAGTTGTCTAATTGATGACTATATCTTACGCAGGCCATTTTCGAAATTATCCTGTAGAATACGGGGCGGCTGTGACCGAGCTTCTTGGAAAAGCTGTTGCAGTATACTCTCAAAGAATACGACAACTGGAAGGAGAGAAAATGGGCTTAGAAAGAACCGATACAGAGATTTCGGATCCATTTCACAACTTGAGAAAAGCAGCTTCAAGATCAAATCAGAGCTTTGAAAGAATCACACTCGACTTAAACAACCATTTCGTTGTGCCCGGTTCTGTAGAGTATGATGAGTATAGGGGCGTTGGGTCGGTGCACGATGAACATAAGGAACGTTATATTCCTCTATCAAGCCCACCGAAAATCGGTGTCCATGGGATTCTTGGTCAATTCCTGTTTGACGTCTGTGTCCCAAAAAATGTGGAAAACTGGGATATAGGGTCATCACACACATTGAGAAGAGAAGCCTTTTACATCCGGTCGGAGACATTCGCCTTTCAACCCTATGAAATGCTTACGCCGCTCAAGATTATGAAGTTTCTTGTTGAAGTATTTGTGGATTTTATTGCACATGGATTCTTAAAGTATGATAACTTTTATCCAGGAACCATCTGTAAAATTAGTATGATGTAGATGAAACTTCACTGTGTTGGAATAAATTTGAACGTTCTAACTCCCAATGTTTACCCCTCTTTCTGATGCATCAATGTTTCGTCCTTCCTGGCAAAGTTGGTTACTCGATTGTCATGGATATCACGAAATGGAGTATATTGGCAAAAGTCGAGTTCACCATCACAAGTGATCAAACAACATAATGATAATTCAAAGATAAAACTTGAGAGAAAAAGTTGAACTAATACATTCTTTCATGTCAAGCAGTTCAATACTCCGACTTCTTGTTTAGCATTCCAAATCCTTTGTACGTGTTGGGATAATTTGAGCTTGAGATTATTTGAGGAGTTTAAAATGACGAAATGATTTTGAAATCTATTCAAAATTAATTGCCAAAATACGAATTAGTTGTAAATGATTAAGTAAATAATGCTTTAGAGGTAAATAAGAAATTAGATCAAATTGGTCAATGAGTCGACTGATAGAATCTGGAGTTGACTCGGTGTGTGTTTTAGGCAGAAAtctcaagaaaaaaaatcatgtaaattatttttatattgtcAAAATACTCTTCGATCATGT from the Primulina tabacum isolate GXHZ01 chromosome 8, ASM2559414v2, whole genome shotgun sequence genome contains:
- the LOC142552849 gene encoding uncharacterized protein LOC142552849, whose product is MILRTKFSQKTHYETMGVKEDASPEEIRKTYRMVILNCHPDKQLQRTSETSNHKHGSGNEFLEVQRAWETLSDPRSRALYDNELQILRQDSTTADDLRLQDMAFEDAGGCFEFSYHCRCGDCFLVDSLELEEMGYTFLRNGNKISLRTPGSFPASIVLPCGSCSIKVGLYIDADVTLQV
- the LOC142552850 gene encoding uncharacterized protein LOC142552850 isoform X2, whose product is MWGFGGRHYWGRKERGKVEGIVVVFAWMSSQDKHLKNYVDLYSYIGWNSLVCHSQFLNLFFPDKAESLALEIVSELVLELRIQPCPVVFASFSGGPKACMYKIIEGKCDTRVNLHDFRLVKDCLSGNIFDSTPVDFTSDLGTRFVLHPSVLKMSHPPRLVTSIANCISSSLDALFLSRFESQRAEYWQTLYSTVSMGAPYLILCSEDDDLAPFQIICNFATRLKVLGADVKLVKWNSSSHVGHFRNYPVEYGAAVTELLGKAVAVYSQRIRQLEGEKMGLERTDTEISDPFHNLRKAASRSNQSFERITLDLNNHFVVPGSVEYDEYRGVGSVHDEHKERYIPLSSPPKIGVHGILGQFLFDVCVPKNVENWDIGSSHTLRREAFYIRSETFAFQPYEMLTPLKIMKFLVEVFVDFIAHGFLKYDNFYPGTICKISMM
- the LOC142552850 gene encoding uncharacterized protein LOC142552850 isoform X1, whose translation is MWGFGGRHYWGRKERGKVEGIVVVFAWMSSQDKHLKNYVDLYSYIGWNSLVCHSQFLNLFFPDKAESLALEIVSELVLELRIQPCPVVFASFSGGPKACMYKVLHIIEGKCDTRVNLHDFRLVKDCLSGNIFDSTPVDFTSDLGTRFVLHPSVLKMSHPPRLVTSIANCISSSLDALFLSRFESQRAEYWQTLYSTVSMGAPYLILCSEDDDLAPFQIICNFATRLKVLGADVKLVKWNSSSHVGHFRNYPVEYGAAVTELLGKAVAVYSQRIRQLEGEKMGLERTDTEISDPFHNLRKAASRSNQSFERITLDLNNHFVVPGSVEYDEYRGVGSVHDEHKERYIPLSSPPKIGVHGILGQFLFDVCVPKNVENWDIGSSHTLRREAFYIRSETFAFQPYEMLTPLKIMKFLVEVFVDFIAHGFLKYDNFYPGTICKISMM